Proteins from a single region of Leptotrichia trevisanii DSM 22070:
- a CDS encoding heavy-metal-associated domain-containing protein, translating to MIKKLVEIEGLHCENCAKKVEDALYGLPEVENVEVNLSNKNAKVTLNEEVDDLLIADIINGAGHYKVKDVTEIS from the coding sequence ATGATTAAAAAACTTGTTGAAATAGAAGGACTGCACTGTGAAAATTGTGCTAAAAAAGTGGAAGACGCTTTATATGGACTGCCAGAAGTGGAAAATGTGGAAGTAAACCTTTCTAATAAAAATGCAAAAGTTACTTTAAACGAAGAAGTTGACGATTTGCTGATAGCGGATATAATTAATGGTGCTGGACATTATAAAGTGAAGGATGTTACAGAAATTTCTTAA
- the rpsK gene encoding 30S ribosomal protein S11: MAKKPATSKKKKLKNIPNGIAYIHSTFNNTVVTITDSEGKVVIWKSGGTSGFKGTKKGTPFAAQIAAEQAAQVAIENGMKQIEIKIKGPGSGREASIRSIQATGLEVTRIVDITPVPHNGARPPKKRRP, encoded by the coding sequence GTGGCAAAAAAACCAGCAACTTCAAAAAAGAAAAAATTAAAAAATATTCCTAATGGAATAGCATATATACATTCTACTTTTAATAATACTGTTGTTACTATAACAGATTCAGAAGGTAAAGTAGTAATCTGGAAATCAGGAGGAACTTCAGGGTTCAAAGGAACTAAAAAAGGAACTCCATTTGCAGCTCAAATCGCAGCTGAACAAGCAGCTCAAGTTGCAATTGAAAATGGTATGAAACAAATCGAAATCAAAATAAAAGGACCTGGATCTGGAAGAGAAGCTTCTATTAGATCAATACAGGCTACTGGATTAGAAGTAACAAGAATAGTTGATATAACTCCAGTACCTCATAATGGTGCAAGACCACCTAAAAAGAGAAGACCGTAA
- the rpsM gene encoding 30S ribosomal protein S13: MARIAGVDIPRNKRVEVSLTYIFGIGRSTSNKILGATGIDRDTKVKDLTEEQVAKIRAAVEEYKIEGELRKEIRLNIKRLLDIKSYRGLRHRNGLPVRGQKTKTNARTRKGPVRMAIAKKK, encoded by the coding sequence TTGGCTAGAATAGCAGGAGTAGATATTCCAAGAAATAAAAGAGTAGAAGTTTCTTTAACATATATTTTTGGAATCGGTAGAAGCACTTCAAACAAAATTTTAGGAGCAACTGGTATCGACAGAGATACAAAAGTGAAAGACTTGACAGAAGAACAAGTGGCAAAAATAAGAGCTGCTGTGGAAGAGTACAAAATTGAAGGAGAGTTAAGAAAAGAAATCAGACTTAACATCAAACGTCTACTTGATATTAAGAGTTACAGAGGGTTAAGACATAGAAATGGATTACCTGTAAGAGGACAAAAAACTAAAACAAATGCAAGAACTAGAAAAGGGCCAGTTAGAATGGCAATTGCTAAGAAAAAATAA
- the rpsD gene encoding 30S ribosomal protein S4 — protein sequence MARDRQPVLKRCRNLGLDPIVLGVNKKSNRNIRPNANRKLTEYGTQQREKQKVKFVYGVMEKQFYKLYEEATRKEGVTGELLLQYLERRLDNVIYRLGFGATRRQARQIVSHGHILINGKRVNIASYRVKQGDVITVKEDSKELALIKESVGQKTVPGWLSLEEGALTAKVLENPGRDAVDFEVDEAMIIEFYSR from the coding sequence ATGGCAAGAGATAGACAGCCTGTGTTAAAAAGATGTAGAAATCTTGGTTTAGATCCTATTGTTTTAGGGGTAAACAAAAAATCAAATAGAAATATTAGACCAAATGCAAATAGAAAATTAACTGAATATGGAACACAACAAAGAGAAAAACAAAAAGTAAAATTCGTTTATGGAGTAATGGAAAAACAATTCTATAAATTATATGAAGAAGCAACAAGAAAAGAAGGAGTAACAGGTGAACTTTTACTTCAATATCTTGAAAGAAGATTAGATAACGTAATTTACAGATTGGGGTTCGGTGCTACAAGAAGACAAGCAAGACAAATTGTAAGTCACGGACATATCTTAATCAATGGGAAAAGAGTAAATATTGCATCATATAGAGTAAAACAAGGTGATGTAATTACAGTTAAGGAAGATTCTAAAGAATTAGCTTTAATTAAAGAGTCTGTTGGACAAAAAACAGTTCCAGGATGGTTATCACTTGAAGAAGGAGCTTTAACAGCTAAAGTGTTAGAAAATCCAGGAAGAGATGCAGTTGACTTTGAAGTTGACGAAGCGATGATTATCGAGTTCTACTCTAGATAA
- a CDS encoding DNA-directed RNA polymerase subunit alpha, whose amino-acid sequence MLNIEKIAKNVRLTEEKEDNYTAKYTLEPLYRGYGNTIGNALRRILLSSIPGTAIKGIKIEGVLNEFSTIEGAKEAVTDIILNVKEIVVEADEPGEKKMTLSVKGPAVITAADIQVEPGLRVINPEQVIMTVTTDKQIDIEFLVDSGEGFVVSDEINTDGWPIGYLAVDAIYTPIKRVNYSVEDTMVGRVTNYDKLILEIATDGSIEIKDALSYAVELLTWHLEPFTNIGNSMSKYRDSEDELTETDAENENNIEDMKIEELDFTVRSYNCLKKAGVNTISDLTSMTYNELLKIKNLGKKSLNEIIDKMKELGYDLGDNPSNDE is encoded by the coding sequence TTGTTAAATATTGAAAAAATAGCTAAAAATGTAAGATTAACTGAAGAAAAAGAAGATAATTATACAGCAAAGTACACACTAGAGCCTCTATACAGAGGATATGGAAATACTATTGGAAATGCACTTAGAAGAATATTATTATCATCAATTCCAGGGACTGCAATAAAAGGAATTAAAATTGAAGGTGTGCTAAATGAATTTTCTACAATTGAGGGCGCAAAAGAAGCAGTTACAGACATTATTTTGAACGTAAAGGAAATAGTAGTTGAAGCTGATGAACCTGGTGAAAAGAAAATGACACTTTCAGTAAAAGGACCAGCTGTAATTACAGCAGCAGATATTCAAGTAGAACCAGGATTGAGGGTTATAAATCCTGAGCAGGTTATTATGACAGTAACAACTGATAAACAGATTGACATAGAATTCCTTGTTGATTCTGGAGAAGGATTTGTAGTTTCTGATGAAATTAATACGGATGGATGGCCAATAGGATATTTAGCAGTTGATGCAATTTATACACCTATTAAAAGAGTAAATTATAGTGTTGAAGATACTATGGTTGGACGTGTTACAAACTATGACAAGTTAATTTTGGAAATTGCAACAGATGGAAGTATCGAAATTAAAGATGCTTTATCTTATGCAGTAGAGTTATTAACTTGGCATTTGGAACCATTTACAAATATTGGAAACAGTATGAGTAAATACAGAGATAGTGAAGATGAATTGACAGAAACTGATGCTGAAAATGAAAATAACATTGAAGATATGAAAATCGAAGAGCTTGACTTTACAGTACGTTCTTATAACTGCTTGAAGAAAGCGGGAGTAAATACAATTTCAGATTTAACTTCAATGACTTATAATGAATTATTGAAAATTAAGAATTTAGGGAAGAAATCGCTAAATGAAATTATTGATAAAATGAAGGAACTTGGTTACGATTTAGGTGATAATCCAAGTAATGATGAATAA
- the proB gene encoding glutamate 5-kinase — protein MRNSNTREEILENIQRIVVKVGTSTLTTENGHLNIEKIKKIVLELSNLQDKGYDVILVSSGAVGAGMGLLNISEKPKTLAEKQMLSAVGQVSLMQIYQTLFKEHNKIIGQLLLTKEEFSNRKRYLNMRNVCNAFLKRKIIPIINENDAIVSNALKIKVGDNDTMSALVSGLIDADLLIILSDIDGLYNKNPRKYEDANLIHMVGDINEDIKRMAGAEGSKFGTGGMITKIIAAEMVTKIGTSLVIASGDDPKNITRIVEKENIGTLFVKKNKKISLRKYWLAYGTNKEGVLTIDNGAKAALKNGNSLLSVGIKSIEGNFDKGAVIEIEDLEGKVVATGISNYSSEEISLIKGVKSENIEEVLGYKYDDAVIHIDNVVIRK, from the coding sequence ATGAGAAATAGTAATACAAGAGAGGAAATTTTGGAAAATATACAGAGAATAGTTGTAAAGGTGGGAACTTCTACGCTTACTACTGAGAATGGACATCTGAATATTGAAAAAATAAAGAAAATTGTGCTGGAGCTGAGCAATTTGCAGGATAAGGGGTATGATGTGATCCTTGTGAGTTCTGGTGCAGTTGGTGCTGGAATGGGACTGCTTAATATAAGTGAGAAGCCCAAGACTTTAGCGGAAAAGCAAATGTTGTCAGCAGTTGGACAGGTCTCGCTTATGCAGATTTATCAAACGCTTTTTAAGGAGCATAACAAGATAATCGGACAGCTTTTATTGACAAAAGAGGAATTTTCAAATAGAAAAAGATATTTGAACATGAGAAATGTCTGTAATGCCTTTTTGAAAAGAAAAATTATTCCGATTATAAATGAAAATGATGCAATCGTGTCTAATGCACTGAAAATAAAGGTTGGGGACAATGATACGATGTCGGCACTTGTTTCGGGATTGATTGACGCTGATTTATTAATTATTTTATCGGATATTGATGGGCTTTACAATAAAAATCCCCGAAAATATGAGGATGCAAACCTGATTCATATGGTTGGGGATATTAATGAGGATATAAAGCGGATGGCAGGTGCGGAAGGCTCAAAATTCGGTACTGGTGGAATGATAACAAAAATCATTGCTGCGGAAATGGTAACAAAAATTGGAACAAGTCTTGTAATTGCCAGCGGAGATGATCCGAAAAATATAACTAGAATTGTAGAAAAGGAAAATATAGGAACACTTTTTGTGAAAAAAAATAAAAAGATTAGCCTAAGAAAATACTGGCTTGCTTACGGGACTAATAAAGAAGGTGTATTGACAATTGATAATGGTGCAAAAGCAGCATTGAAAAACGGGAACAGCCTATTATCAGTTGGAATAAAATCCATTGAAGGAAATTTTGACAAAGGGGCAGTTATCGAAATAGAAGATTTGGAAGGAAAAGTTGTTGCAACAGGAATTTCAAATTATTCATCAGAGGAAATAAGCCTTATAAAAGGCGTAAAAAGTGAAAATATAGAGGAAGTATTGGGGTACAAATATGATGATGCTGTGATTCATATTGACAATGTTGTTATTAGGAAATAA
- a CDS encoding glutamate-5-semialdehyde dehydrogenase, protein MNYIEELGKKAKVASRELLKIGTKIKNDVLFAIADELINKKEEIKAANRIDMENGKKNGMAFSLLDRMELTDGRIEGMAQSLREMAMFPDPIGEVITGWNHKNGMNIVKKRVPLGVIGMIYESRPNVTVDAAGLAIKSSNAIILRGSEDALNSNIYLNNLLNRVADNHGLPKNTVQLVEKPERELVRDLIRADKYIDVIIPRGGKGLKRFIVENATIPMIETGAGICHIFVDETANIKQALPIIENAKVQRPSVCNAIETTLIHENIAKTILPELTEMLLKDGVELRYTKEALEIVGNRADVKLAAEEDFGAEYLDLIMSLKLVKNVDEAIEYINNHGTHHSDSILTKSIENAEKFLNEVDSANVYLNASTRFSDGGEFGFGGEIGISTQKLHARGPMGIRELTTTKYVIRGEGQIRE, encoded by the coding sequence ATGAATTATATAGAAGAACTTGGGAAAAAGGCGAAAGTTGCTTCAAGAGAACTTTTGAAAATTGGAACAAAAATTAAAAATGATGTATTATTTGCAATAGCAGATGAATTGATAAATAAAAAGGAAGAAATAAAGGCTGCAAACAGAATAGATATGGAAAATGGTAAGAAAAATGGAATGGCATTTTCCTTATTAGATAGAATGGAGCTTACGGACGGCAGAATCGAAGGAATGGCTCAAAGTCTACGTGAAATGGCTATGTTTCCAGATCCAATTGGAGAAGTTATTACAGGATGGAATCATAAAAATGGAATGAATATTGTAAAAAAAAGAGTTCCGCTCGGAGTAATCGGAATGATTTATGAATCACGCCCAAACGTTACAGTTGATGCGGCAGGACTTGCAATAAAATCTTCAAATGCGATAATTTTACGTGGTTCAGAAGATGCCCTGAATTCAAATATTTATTTGAATAACCTATTAAATAGAGTTGCAGATAATCACGGATTGCCAAAAAATACAGTTCAGCTTGTGGAAAAGCCAGAAAGGGAACTTGTAAGGGATTTAATCCGTGCAGACAAATATATTGACGTAATTATTCCAAGAGGAGGAAAAGGGCTAAAAAGATTTATCGTAGAAAACGCAACAATCCCAATGATAGAAACAGGTGCAGGAATCTGTCACATCTTTGTGGACGAAACAGCCAACATAAAACAGGCATTACCAATCATAGAAAATGCCAAAGTCCAACGTCCAAGTGTATGTAATGCCATCGAAACAACACTTATCCACGAAAACATCGCAAAAACAATCCTGCCTGAATTAACAGAAATGCTTTTAAAAGACGGCGTAGAGTTAAGATATACCAAAGAAGCATTGGAAATTGTTGGAAATAGAGCGGATGTGAAATTGGCGGCAGAAGAAGATTTTGGAGCTGAATATCTGGATTTAATAATGTCCTTAAAGCTAGTTAAAAATGTAGATGAAGCAATTGAATATATAAACAATCACGGAACACATCATTCTGATTCAATCCTGACAAAATCCATCGAAAATGCTGAAAAATTCCTAAACGAAGTAGATTCAGCCAACGTTTATTTAAATGCCTCAACAAGATTTTCTGACGGAGGAGAATTCGGTTTTGGTGGAGAAATTGGAATTTCCACACAAAAACTGCATGCTCGTGGGCCTATGGGAATAAGAGAGCTGACTACGACGAAATATGTGATTAGAGGAGAAGGACAGATAAGGGAATAG
- the rplQ gene encoding 50S ribosomal protein L17, with translation MNHNKSYRKLGRRTDHRLAMLKNMTISLVEHEQIETTVTRAKELRKFAEKAITLGKKYNNSTDAARRVHLRRQAFAFLRNEGAVAKIFNEIAPKYAERNGGYTRIIKTAVRRGDSAELAIIELV, from the coding sequence ATGAATCATAATAAATCATATAGAAAACTGGGTAGAAGAACTGATCACAGATTAGCTATGCTTAAAAATATGACAATTTCTTTAGTAGAACATGAACAAATTGAAACAACAGTAACTCGTGCTAAAGAATTAAGAAAATTTGCTGAGAAAGCAATTACTTTAGGGAAAAAATATAATAATTCAACTGATGCAGCAAGAAGAGTGCATTTGAGAAGACAGGCTTTTGCATTTTTAAGAAATGAAGGAGCAGTTGCAAAAATCTTTAATGAAATTGCACCTAAATATGCTGAAAGAAATGGTGGTTATACAAGAATCATCAAAACAGCTGTTAGACGTGGAGATTCAGCTGAATTGGCAATTATTGAATTAGTATAA
- a CDS encoding subtype B tannase, whose amino-acid sequence MRKKLIILSLLVSAFSMATDNERGLVDSSKNHKNVEVNKNEDKKPQMGAPMNKKVITEDMITNKTENGYNLNFDVNKSYTTKTATVNGKTVTYRAYENIVYVAKPVDIAYQTINIYIPEEYFKNKSVGKYNAKTAPIFFPNTIGGYMPGAAGVPGNGRDGNPDASLVALSNGYVVASPGARGRTLEKDGKYTGKAPAVIVDLKAAVRYLRYNDGKMPGRADRIISNGTSAGGGVSALLGATGNNRDYEPYLKEIGALNARDDIYAVSAYCPITNLENANTAYEWMFNDVKTYKKIDITMLDYNVERKYTEGTLTDDEISRSNDLKKMFPDYVNSLKLKDKNGKLLTLDKDGNGSFKNQIKQYYIDSANVALKKGIDLSEFDFLTIKNGKVVDLDYDKYIAYMGRQKTPGAFDNVDLSTGENNEFGDKTTNNKHFTEYMLEHSTVNGTMADKKIIKMMNPMDYIGSSKVKYWRIRHGAIDKDTSLAIPAILAIKLENLGKKVDFASPWATPHSGDYDLDELFKWMDKIVAEGR is encoded by the coding sequence ATGAGAAAAAAATTAATTATATTAAGTCTATTGGTTTCAGCTTTTTCAATGGCTACTGATAATGAAAGAGGATTAGTAGATTCTAGTAAAAATCATAAAAATGTTGAAGTAAATAAAAACGAAGATAAAAAGCCACAAATGGGAGCACCTATGAATAAAAAAGTAATAACCGAAGATATGATAACAAATAAAACAGAAAATGGTTATAATTTAAATTTTGATGTAAATAAAAGTTATACGACGAAAACAGCTACTGTTAATGGAAAAACAGTTACATATCGTGCTTATGAAAATATAGTTTATGTTGCAAAACCAGTTGATATTGCGTATCAAACTATAAATATCTATATTCCAGAAGAATATTTTAAAAATAAATCAGTTGGAAAATATAATGCAAAAACTGCACCAATATTTTTCCCGAATACTATTGGAGGATATATGCCTGGAGCCGCTGGAGTTCCTGGAAACGGAAGAGACGGAAATCCTGATGCTTCATTAGTTGCACTGTCAAATGGGTATGTTGTGGCAAGTCCTGGAGCTAGAGGTAGAACTTTGGAAAAGGATGGAAAATACACAGGAAAAGCACCTGCCGTAATTGTAGATTTGAAGGCAGCTGTCAGATATTTGCGTTACAATGATGGTAAAATGCCAGGAAGGGCGGATAGAATTATTTCCAACGGGACAAGTGCTGGAGGAGGTGTTTCAGCTTTACTTGGTGCAACTGGGAATAATAGGGATTATGAGCCGTATCTAAAGGAAATTGGTGCATTGAATGCAAGAGATGATATTTACGCCGTGTCAGCTTATTGCCCAATAACTAACTTGGAGAATGCGAATACAGCTTACGAATGGATGTTCAACGATGTGAAAACATATAAAAAAATTGATATTACAATGTTAGATTACAATGTGGAAAGAAAATACACTGAGGGTACATTGACTGATGATGAAATTTCACGTTCAAACGACTTGAAAAAAATGTTTCCTGATTATGTGAATAGTTTGAAATTGAAGGACAAAAATGGTAAACTTTTGACATTGGACAAAGATGGAAATGGAAGTTTTAAAAATCAGATTAAACAGTATTACATTGATTCTGCAAATGTGGCTTTGAAAAAAGGAATTGATTTATCGGAATTTGACTTTTTGACAATAAAAAATGGGAAAGTTGTAGATTTGGATTATGATAAATACATAGCTTATATGGGAAGGCAAAAAACGCCTGGAGCCTTTGATAATGTGGACTTGTCAACAGGAGAAAACAATGAATTTGGAGACAAAACTACAAATAATAAGCATTTTACAGAATATATGCTGGAACATTCGACAGTAAATGGAACGATGGCTGATAAAAAAATAATAAAAATGATGAATCCAATGGATTATATTGGAAGTTCAAAAGTAAAATACTGGAGAATAAGACACGGAGCAATTGACAAAGATACTTCACTTGCAATACCTGCGATACTTGCCATAAAATTGGAAAATCTTGGGAAAAAGGTTGATTTTGCGTCGCCTTGGGCAACTCCGCATTCAGGAGACTATGATCTGGATGAGTTATTTAAATGGATGGATAAGATTGTAGCAGAAGGAAGATAG
- a CDS encoding class I SAM-dependent methyltransferase produces MSHYFSEKQEVKSDRKIIKYEIENKKFEFVTDNGVFSKTKVDFGTDVMLKVFLRGNMNKKNQKFDVLDIGCGYGVVTVIVKAFFENVKTMSSDVNERALELTTENLLKNEVVKDENNDFEVRKSFVFDNISEKFDVILSNPPIRAGKQTIFQIYEKSFEHLNKNGEFYCVIQTKHGAKSTQKKLEEVFGNCETLEINAGYRIFRSIKK; encoded by the coding sequence ATGAGCCATTACTTTTCAGAAAAGCAGGAAGTGAAGTCAGATAGGAAAATAATAAAATACGAAATAGAAAATAAAAAATTTGAATTTGTGACAGATAATGGAGTATTTTCAAAGACAAAGGTGGATTTTGGGACAGATGTTATGTTAAAAGTGTTTTTGAGAGGAAATATGAACAAAAAAAATCAAAAATTTGATGTGCTTGATATTGGCTGTGGATACGGAGTTGTGACAGTTATTGTTAAAGCGTTTTTTGAAAATGTAAAAACTATGTCGTCGGATGTAAATGAGCGGGCTTTGGAGCTTACAACAGAAAATCTTTTAAAAAATGAAGTTGTAAAGGATGAAAATAATGATTTTGAAGTGAGGAAGTCTTTTGTGTTTGATAATATTTCTGAAAAGTTTGATGTGATTTTATCCAATCCACCAATTCGGGCTGGAAAGCAAACAATTTTTCAGATTTATGAAAAAAGTTTTGAGCACTTAAATAAAAATGGGGAATTTTACTGTGTGATTCAGACGAAGCATGGGGCAAAAAGTACGCAGAAAAAACTTGAGGAAGTTTTTGGAAATTGTGAAACGCTGGAAATTAATGCTGGGTACAGGATTTTTAGGAGTATTAAGAAATAA
- the rpmJ gene encoding 50S ribosomal protein L36, producing MKVKASVKPICDKCKIVKRHGKVRVICENPKHKQIQG from the coding sequence GTGAAAGTAAAAGCTTCAGTAAAACCTATTTGTGACAAATGTAAAATCGTTAAACGTCACGGAAAAGTAAGAGTAATATGCGAAAACCCTAAACATAAACAAATACAAGGATAG
- the infA gene encoding translation initiation factor IF-1 encodes MAKQDVLELEGEIIEALPNAMFQVRLENGHEVLGHISGKMRMNYIKILPGDKVTVEVSPYDLSRGRIVYRKK; translated from the coding sequence ATGGCAAAACAGGATGTTCTTGAGCTGGAAGGTGAAATAATCGAGGCATTGCCAAATGCAATGTTTCAAGTAAGGCTCGAAAATGGACACGAAGTTTTAGGACATATCTCAGGAAAAATGAGAATGAACTATATAAAAATTTTGCCAGGAGATAAGGTTACGGTTGAAGTTTCTCCGTATGACTTGTCAAGAGGTAGAATTGTATATAGAAAAAAATAA
- a CDS encoding alpha-amylase, producing MENGVMIQYFEWNLPNDGKHWQRLKDDARHLSEIGVSGVWIPPAYKGTSQFDVGYGAYDLWDLGEFDQKGTIRTKYGTKQELVEAIEELHKYNINVYLDAVLNHKGGADETENFLAIEVDPEDRTVEISEPFEIEGWTKFTFPGRNDKYSTFKWNHNLFDGVDFDNRTGKTAIYKIVGENKDWDEGVDSELGNYDYLMNADIDFSHPEVREEVIRWGKWVVNELKIDGFRMDAVKHIKDEFIAEFLTQVRATYGEKFYSVGEYWRNDLEKLKEYLDNVGYKTDLFDVGLHFNMYDASKKKQDYDLREIFEHTIVATNPMAAVTFVDNHDSQKGSALESQVEDWFIPHSYAIILLSKDGYPCLFYGDYYGIGGEKSPHQWIIDKLLEVRRMYAYGEQINYLDNPNIIAIQRTGRDEWTGCVAVLSNSDEEGEIQVEVGKERAGQVWQEVTGSGYADVIVDVEGNAHFKVESEKISVWIRKS from the coding sequence ATGGAAAATGGAGTAATGATACAGTATTTTGAGTGGAACTTGCCAAATGACGGGAAACATTGGCAAAGATTAAAGGATGATGCCAGACATCTGAGTGAAATTGGTGTCAGTGGAGTGTGGATTCCACCTGCATATAAAGGGACTTCACAATTTGATGTGGGATATGGAGCATACGATTTGTGGGACTTGGGAGAATTTGATCAGAAGGGCACTATCAGAACGAAATATGGGACAAAGCAGGAACTGGTTGAAGCAATAGAAGAACTTCATAAATACAATATAAATGTATATCTGGACGCAGTGTTGAACCATAAGGGTGGAGCTGATGAAACGGAAAATTTTTTAGCAATTGAAGTTGATCCGGAAGATAGAACAGTGGAAATATCAGAGCCTTTTGAAATAGAAGGCTGGACAAAATTCACTTTTCCAGGAAGAAATGATAAATATTCTACATTCAAGTGGAATCACAATCTTTTTGATGGTGTGGATTTTGATAACAGAACAGGAAAAACAGCGATTTATAAAATTGTTGGAGAAAATAAGGACTGGGATGAGGGAGTTGATTCGGAGCTTGGAAATTATGACTATCTGATGAATGCTGATATTGATTTTTCACATCCTGAAGTAAGGGAGGAAGTAATCAGATGGGGAAAATGGGTTGTAAATGAACTGAAAATTGATGGATTCAGGATGGATGCGGTAAAACATATAAAAGATGAATTTATAGCGGAATTTTTGACACAAGTAAGAGCAACTTATGGAGAAAAATTTTATTCCGTCGGTGAATACTGGCGAAATGACTTGGAAAAATTGAAGGAATATCTGGATAATGTTGGTTATAAGACTGATTTGTTCGATGTCGGACTTCATTTTAACATGTACGATGCTTCCAAAAAGAAACAAGATTACGATTTAAGAGAAATTTTTGAGCATACAATAGTTGCAACAAATCCGATGGCGGCCGTAACATTTGTGGACAATCACGATTCTCAAAAGGGAAGTGCTTTGGAATCACAAGTGGAAGACTGGTTTATTCCACATTCATATGCTATAATATTATTATCAAAAGACGGCTATCCATGTCTGTTTTATGGGGATTATTATGGAATAGGCGGGGAAAAAAGCCCGCATCAGTGGATAATTGACAAACTTCTGGAAGTACGGAGAATGTATGCTTATGGAGAACAAATAAATTATCTGGATAATCCAAACATAATTGCAATTCAAAGAACGGGACGAGATGAGTGGACTGGCTGTGTAGCTGTACTTTCAAATTCTGATGAGGAAGGTGAGATTCAAGTGGAAGTTGGAAAGGAACGGGCTGGACAGGTTTGGCAGGAAGTTACAGGCAGCGGATACGCAGATGTTATAGTAGATGTGGAAGGAAATGCCCATTTTAAAGTTGAAAGTGAAAAGATTTCTGTGTGGATACGTAAAAGTTAA
- the kdsB gene encoding 3-deoxy-manno-octulosonate cytidylyltransferase yields the protein MKILGVIPARYASSRFEGKPLKDICGYTMIEWVYKRARNADIDEIVVATDDKRIFEVVKKFGGNVVMTAENHKNGTSRIIEVINKDEYKNYDFIINIQGDEPLIDIESINILANNYRNEKSEIVTLKQEMKSQKEIENPNHVKVITDFNDNAIYFSRSVIPYERDKNNSENFKYFKHVGIYGYTAKFLNELKNLREGVLEKMESLEQLRFIENGYKIKVLETNSNVIGVDTQEDLSEVVKFITENGITLDK from the coding sequence ATGAAAATATTGGGAGTGATACCGGCAAGATATGCGTCCAGCAGGTTTGAAGGGAAGCCTCTTAAGGATATTTGTGGATACACAATGATTGAGTGGGTTTACAAAAGGGCAAGAAATGCTGATATTGACGAAATTGTCGTGGCTACTGATGACAAGAGAATTTTTGAAGTGGTAAAAAAATTTGGCGGGAATGTGGTTATGACGGCTGAAAATCATAAAAATGGAACTTCCAGAATAATTGAAGTTATAAATAAAGACGAGTACAAAAACTATGATTTTATTATAAATATTCAAGGGGATGAGCCGTTAATTGACATTGAGTCAATCAATATTCTGGCAAATAATTACAGAAATGAGAAATCTGAAATTGTTACATTGAAGCAGGAAATGAAATCTCAAAAGGAAATTGAGAATCCAAATCATGTAAAAGTTATCACAGACTTTAATGACAATGCCATCTATTTTAGCCGTTCGGTAATTCCATACGAGCGTGATAAAAATAACAGTGAAAATTTTAAATATTTTAAACATGTTGGAATTTATGGCTACACAGCGAAATTTTTAAATGAACTGAAAAACTTGAGAGAGGGTGTTCTGGAAAAGATGGAGTCGCTTGAGCAGCTTAGATTTATTGAAAATGGCTATAAAATAAAAGTTCTGGAAACTAATTCAAATGTGATAGGGGTGGATACACAAGAGGATTTAAGCGAAGTTGTTAAATTTATAACAGAAAATGGAATAACATTGGATAAATAA